Part of the Cyclopterus lumpus isolate fCycLum1 chromosome 16, fCycLum1.pri, whole genome shotgun sequence genome, AGTGTGCTTTTTGTCTGGATGATTACATAAAGACTTCGAAATAATGATCCTCCCTCATTATTATTCTCTGGTCAAAAAAACCATACAGAATCATAAATATAAGAATAAATCctagaacaaataaatacaggacattatattaaaagaagagaaaattatatgacattttgtttgttgccGTCTATGAACATTTCTCATGTACAGCTCATCCAGGCTGTCTCTGTAAACATAACTATGTGTTTATATCATACATATTAAGATAACTGTTTCAGTTGAATTGTTGCGTTTTGATACATAGCAACAACATTAACAGAGTTATTGAAGTGATTGTTTTACATGCAAGGCCATTTTTGTCTGATAAAAAGCTTTATCAGTAAAACATACAGTGCTGAGTGAAAGACACATCAATTATGAAATAAACACTAAAATATTAAGAATTAAAGTGTTCGGAGTCCCCTGATAGAAAATGGGTTTTTGTGTGTATCTGATgattaaccttttaaaccccaagctattttctaggtttctgctcaaaataacatacccaaactaaaaagggtgtatctcacaaaggctatttgaataatgttggtgttataataaaggcaaaccatgtgtgattttgttcagatgtgtaaatattattatatctgttactggttaagagtaaataaagatgaaagacagcaaaagctgAATTtccaggatgattatctcttggaaggatccACAGCAaaggttaaaataataaaaaaattttggtaagtttttttcaaaaaaaagccaaagataaccaacatttgtgactgtaagcgctaaagcgattcatgttgctgcgttctttggctcatatctcggagatgctttggtgcagaaggatttggaaaagatatttagaatctgtgtggagtcctcttgctttttgctatctggctttttctgatagcaccaagctacgggttgctagttccggatACTGCCTCccgacaaaatgatgattatgatattttcataattctttcagttggtgtttgagttgtgtggaaacggcttactgattcttgtagcccaagttcaatagccttgtttaatttgatgtataacatcaatatatttgctcatgtttattgtaaggttgtACACAGTCTATATGTGTAAATCGGCACCCAACAGACAAAATGACAGTATATTATTAAATTGGTTGAAACACACATTCTCTGCAGATTTGCTAATTCCTTTAATACAGTAAGGTAAGTAACAATGTGATGACAGCATAATGGTATTCATGTCGGTACATTTGATTACAAGATTGTAGTCTTTACTTTCAAAAACATTTCCTGAAATTGATAACAGTATTGTGTTTAGTAGAAAAGTATTTCCCCCctcatctttcttctttctAATACTTTTCTGTTGCATCTATTGTCTCCTTAATCCAGTCCACATATCTAGCCACCTTGGTGTAATAACCCTTGTACTGCCTCTCATGACAGGGGGGTCCCCAGGACACAATGCCAGTCAGACGATATGGCCCACTGCCGTGAGTCAACATGGGCAAAACAAACGGACCCCCACTGTCTTTCTTGCAGCTGTCCTTTCCCTCTGCTCCAGCACAGAACATGTTATTAGTGAAAGTCATACGTTTCTTAGTTGTAGGTGTGTAAGGAGTATTCTCACACTCTGCAAGGGAGTAGATCCCGATATGAGCGTATTTTAACAAAGGAGATGTGAAGAAACGACGCCCCGTCTCGGATTCTGTTATCCCCCAGCCTGACACTGTGCCTTGCTCATCTTCCAACAGGTCCGTGTTTACCGTTGGCAGACAAATGGGAAGGAGGTTTGGGCCTAAATTCACCCTGGAAGCTAATCTAATAAGAGCAATATCATTGTCAAAATTTGTGCGTTCCAAAGGAGGAATGACTTTGACGTAGTCGGGATGAATTATGATCCTGTCACTGTCCATGACAACTACATTAGACACACTGTTTGATATGGTTCTTCCATCTATCAGTCCACCATACAGGCTCAAGGAGGTATTCTTTAATGTGTCCACGACATGAGCTGCTGTGACAGCCCATCGGTCATTGATCAATGTTGCTCCTCCTCTACTTGGCTCTTTAAGCAAAAGATGCCACGGTATCTCTCCCATGTTTGCATCATCACCTCCTAAAATTCTGGCTGCACCTGAGGGGTGATTTTCAGGCTTCCCGCACACTGAAATACACAAGAGGTTTTTAATAGATTTATATGATTAAAAAGTGGCAAATGTGAGAAAAACGTGATCAATACATTGAAGGTCGTACCTGCAATGCATTTCGGCATCTCTTTCTGGCCTCCACCTGATACCCATTCACCACTGGCTCTGCAAGTGTACACGTCTGAAAGATTGGAGAGAGCATTTTGGTGAAACAACGAAGGATTGAGAAAACCAGAAAACGTTGCATCCTTAAAAGCTAGTCAAAGAAAGGAATCCGTAAATAGATGTGTACAAGCTTCTTATATTCACCATCTCCTTCCAGTGTGTAGTACTTTGAGCTGCAGCTAAACTGAATCTGGTCTTTGTACTGAGTATGTGGGTTATCTGAGCCCACCAACTGAAGGATGCCATCTTTTGGGATACTAGGAAATCCACAATCCACAGCTGcacatgggggaaaaaaacattgtggaagacaatgtgaaaaaacacaaacaaattcaagacaacatttcagaaaaactgGTTGCAGTCAAACTCACGTTCACAGGTGTCAATGGGAGTCCATACACCCGTATTCTGACATATCGTCACATACTGTGATGACAGGGTCCGGGTGCCTTGCTACTTTGCAAAAGGATAACCTAATTAGCTTAGAAGTGGCTTAAATACATAACATGTAAATCTATTATAACTTCTGGTTCTCTGTATACTCACAGTATATAAAACGTAGCCAAGATCACAAGTTACTGTCACTGTTTCACCCTTAAGATATTCTACTTGCTGAGGAGTCACACTGGAGTGCGAGGTCACCACTGATGGACACACCTTGTCTGTAATTTACATGTGAAAAGAACAATCAGGATCATTTGAGATCAGTGACCAACACATTTCATAATAATACTGCTTTCCCATCATGTCACAAGTGAGGAGGCTGCAGTACCTCTGGTCCTGAAGTGGAGCATGAAGCCTTTGTTAGTACCAAAGCCATCAGAGGTGAAGCGGATTTGGACCtgatgtgagtgagtgagaaaggGAGATGGGGGAGGTGTGTGGCCACAGAATGGCCCCAGAATCCCAGAGGGAGTCTCGATCTGCAAACACCAAAGGAAATGTCTCACATTGTACATGTCtcaacctcctctctgctcagGCCCCTCTTGtgaaacataaatgtgtgtgagtgtcgcTCAGCCTGTACAGAGCCTAGAAAATGACCCATcgcaaatataaaacaaaaaacaggttTGCACAAATATCCCCACTGAAAAGAAAGCcaccattattattttttttttttaacttgtctGATGAGACCCACATTGAACATCTGTAACACATAGAGCCTATAAAATGGTCCAAATAAGATGTTTACTAGTTGTTAAATTCATGGTTACAACGCTTTTGTCTGAACTTCCACTTTGATTCCTGCTCTGTCCAGTTAGAAGTTTTagaaaaatgttgtatttaagtATTTGAACTCAACACCTACCCTCAGAGCATCGATGCATTGACCATCAGGGCTTTGCTCCACATCAAAATCTTCAAAAAAGTGCAACTCCAGTTGCAGGGTGGCCTCCGCAGACAAGGTGTACTGACAGTTAGCATTCTCTGCATAGGGAGCAGGCCAGGAGGGACTGGATAGGTCTCCATTTTTCTGCCCTGACAGATCCTCAGTACAACTCACTGTGTtgaagaaaacatttcatttcaaaatcaATGATTACACAATCATCCTCTATATCGTGTgattctcctcttctccctcctttcccccCAGTTGGcctgcttctgcttcctctaTTTCCTCATTTTCACTTCATCTTTTAGTTTTCATTCGTCTTTCTTGATTTGTCTTCCTCCGTCCAATTTTAACTCCTCATTTTTTACGTTATTTACTGATTAGAGTCGTGAGATTATTTGTACCCGTGCAAGTGTGTTTGTCCACATCCAGGTAGTAGCCATGGCGACAGGAGCAGTGGTACCCTCCAATGTAGTTGTGACAGAACTGTGTGCATCCGTTGTCAGGGTCGTCCTTACATTCATCAAAGTCTGAGGGAGCAAATTAATTAGAGGTCAGTTT contains:
- the LOC117745440 gene encoding mannan-binding lectin serine protease 2-like, with the protein product MIRLSLLILLFSRPAYSMLLGWVESPGYPTGYLPDASLNWSRCAHKGHTLSIKLMHLDLEDSQDCENDAIKVFSNGHLISVLCGKREFEDLQSTVNPSLVSSPGGCLSLTFHSDYSNTKRHTGFRGFYTDHDFDECKDDPDNGCTQFCHNYIGGYHCSCRHGYYLDVDKHTCTVSCTEDLSGQKNGDLSSPSWPAPYAENANCQYTLSAEATLQLELHFFEDFDVEQSPDGQCIDALRIETPSGILGPFCGHTPPPSPFLTHSHQVQIRFTSDGFGTNKGFMLHFRTRDKVCPSVVTSHSSVTPQQVEYLKGETVTVTCDLGYVLYTQGTRTLSSQYVTICQNTGVWTPIDTCEPVDCGFPSIPKDGILQLVGSDNPHTQYKDQIQFSCSSKYYTLEGDDVYTCRASGEWVSGGGQKEMPKCIAVCGKPENHPSGAARILGGDDANMGEIPWHLLLKEPSRGGATLINDRWAVTAAHVVDTLKNTSLSLYGGLIDGRTISNSVSNVVVMDSDRIIIHPDYVKVIPPLERTNFDNDIALIRLASRVNLGPNLLPICLPTVNTDLLEDEQGTVSGWGITESETGRRFFTSPLLKYAHIGIYSLAECENTPYTPTTKKRMTFTNNMFCAGAEGKDSCKKDSGGPFVLPMLTHGSGPYRLTGIVSWGPPCHERQYKGYYTKVARYVDWIKETIDATEKY